From Macrobrachium rosenbergii isolate ZJJX-2024 chromosome 55, ASM4041242v1, whole genome shotgun sequence, a single genomic window includes:
- the LOC136835791 gene encoding uncharacterized protein, translating into MDAKAGRPSITYTAKAGRPSITYTATAGRPSITYTAKAGRPSITYTVTAGRPSITHTAKAGRSSITHTAKAGRASITYTATAGRPSITYTATVGRPSITYTAKAGRPSITYTATAGRPSITYTAKAGRPSIIYTVTAGRPSITYTATAGRPSITYTVTAGRPSITYTAKAERPSIIYTAKAGRPSIIYTAKAGRPSITYTAKAGRASITYTAKAERPSIIYTAKAGRASITYTAKAERPSIIYTAKAGRPSITYTAKAGRPSITYTAKAERPSIIYTAKAGRPSITYTVTAGRPSITYTATAGRPGITYTAKAGRPSITYTAKAERPSIIYTAKAGRPSIIYTAKAGRPSITYTAKAGRPSIT; encoded by the exons ATGGACG CAAAAGCTGGAAGGCCCAGTATTACCTACACAGCAAAAGCTGGAAGGCCCAGTATTACCTACACAGCAACAGCTGGAAGGCCTAGTATTACCTACACAGCAAAAGCTGGAAGGCCCAGTATTACCTACACAGTAACAGCTGGAAGGCCCAGTATTACCCACACAGCAAAAGCTGGAAGGTCCAGTATTACCCACACAGCAAAAGCTGGAAGGGCCAGTATTACCTACACAGCAACAGCTGGAAGGCCCAGTATTACCTACACAGCAACAGTTGGAAGGCCCAGTATTACCTACACAGCAAAAGCTGGAAGGCCCAGTATTACCTACACAGCAACAGCTGGAAGGCCTAGTATTACTTACACAGCAAAAGCTGGAAGGCCCAGTATTATCTACACAGTAACAGCTGGAAGGCCCAGTATTACCTACACAGCAACAGCTGGAAGGCCCAGTATTACCTACACAGTAACAGCTGGAAGGCCCAGTATTACCTACACAGCAAAAGCTGAAAGGCCCAGTATTATCTACACAGCAAAAGCTGGAAGGCCCAGTATTATCTACACAGCAAAAGCTGGAAGGCCCAGTATTACCTACACAGCAAAAGCTGGAAGGGCCAGTATTACCTACACAGCAAAAGCTGAAAGGCCCAGTATTATCTACACAGCAAAAGCTGGAAGGGCCAGTATTACCTACACAGCAAAAGCTGAAAGGCCCAGTATTATCTACACAGCAAAAGCTGGAAGGCCCAGTATTACCTACACAGCAAAAGCTGGAAGGCCCAGTATTACCTACACAGCAAAAGCTGAAAGGCCCAGTATTATCTACACAGCAAAAGCTGGAAGGCCCAGTATTACCTACACAGTAACAGCTGGAAGGCCCAGTATTACCTACACAGCAACAGCTGGAAGGCCCGGTATTACCTACACAGCAAAAGCTGGAAGGCCCAGTATTACCTACACAGCAAAAGCTGAAAGGCCCAGTATTATCTACACAGCAAAAGCTGGAAGGCCCAGTATAATCTACACAGCAAAAGCTGGAAGGCCCAGTATTACCTACACAGCAAAAGCTGGAAGGCCCAGTATTACCTAG